Within Desulfitobacterium chlororespirans DSM 11544, the genomic segment ATGCGGGCTGACCAAAGAAAAAAGCGGGTCGGTATCCTTGGGAGGCAAGGAGCTGACACTGCGGCAGAGAAACAGGGAGTGCTTCTGCGTTATGCAGGACGTTAACCACCAGCTCTTCAGCGACAGTGTAGGGAATGAATGCGCTCTTTCTGGGGCCGGCAGGCCGGAAATTGAAGATGTGCTGAAAACCTTCGATCTCTACACATACAAGGACAGTCATCCTATGGCCTTGTCAGGCGGTCAGAAACAGCGGCTGGCTATCGCCTGCGGAGTATTGAGCCATAAAAAGATCCTTGTTTTCGACGAGCCCACCAGTGGCCTTGACTACGAGCGTATGACAGCAGTGGCCGGGCTGATCAGGAAATTGGCGGAGAAGGGGCATATTATCCTGATTGTGACCCATGACAGGGAATTTATGAACTTTGTCTGCGACCGCTCAGTGTCGCTGACAGGGAAGGGCAGGGAGGTGGAGGAGCCATGCTGAAAGACAATCTGTCAGCCTATGGCAGCAATGTATATACAGTGATCGAGGATGAGGAGCGGGCAATCTACCAAATCAAGGACAGAACGGGCGATGGCATGATGATCTGTTATGCCGTGTTTCCGGGAGCTTATCTGAGCTACAACAATTTCCACATGCATAGCTGCGATTCCAAATTCAAAACGGCTGTGGATATGTTCTGCATCGATCACTGCCGGGAAGGACGCATTGAACAGGATATGGGGAACGGCCCTATTTCTATAAACTGCAGGTGGAGAAAATCAAAGCCATCCAGGCCTTTATGACTGGGAATATCCAAAAACATTATACACTGGAGGAGCTGTCGGCCAGGTTTGAGATCCCGCTTACTTCGATGAAAACCTGTTTCAAGGGCGTCTACGGAACCTCTGTTTTTGCTTATATGCGAACTTACCGCATGCATCAGGCTGCGGTACTGCTTCGTACCAACCGGCGGGAGAGCGTTGCCGAGATTGCCGGGAGAGTCGGATACGACAACCCCGGCAAATTTGCCATGGCATTTAAGAAGATTATGGGAAAGTCACCCCTTGAGTATCGCAAATCCTTTGTCTGATCTTGAATAGCAAAAATCCTTTGTCCGATTCGGAAGGGCATAACCTGGTGAGGCAGTTCGCCTTAAGCAGGGCCAACTGACCGCAAATTCAGCATGCTTGACAAAGACGTATGGTAACTATACAATAGTTTTATGAAAAGTGATGATGAAAGAATTAACCAAGTAGCAAATTCCCTTTTGAGACTTATGATGAAGTTCATCGAAGTCGATAAGAGGAAGCGGTATTATGGAACCGATGTTCCCATCTATATCGCAGAGATTCATATGTTGGGCGCAATTGCTGAACATGAAGGAATCCATATGGCGAGTTTGGCGGAACATATGGGGGTGACCAAAGGATTTGTTTCGGAAATCATGGCCAAACTCAAGAAAAAAGGTCTGGTGATCAAAGAGAGAGATAGCCATAATCAAACGAAGATCATCCTCAAGCTGACTGAAAAAGGCAAATTGGCCAACGAGAATCATCTTAAATTCCACCGGATGATTGATGAGGCGATTATAGAACTGCTGTCAGACCAAGAGGAGGGTAAAATTAGTTTTTTAGAAGAATTCTCAGATGGTTTTACCAGGAAGATGGCTTCTATCGATGCGGAGATATAATTTTTTTACACTAAACGTATAGTAACCAAACGTATGGTGCCAATTATAGAATTGTAACTGGAAAGCGGTCTTATGAGTGAATAAGTTGTTAAACTGAAGTTTTAGGAATATTCCTAGAACTTTCTTTCTTCCAATAAGTTAGCTGATGCTAACTTAAATCTGTTAACCTACTGAAAATGATCATGGTTAAGGAGGGGGGGTACAGAGAAATTTTACAGAGACCCGGATGATGCCTATGGATTCATTATCGTATAAAATGAATTTTTTGATGAACCAAGTTCATGGGAAGGTGGAATTATCGTGAGCAAGAAAAACAAAGCCGGCCATTCCTACAGCAAACGCGGGAAAGCTCCGGAAATCTTAACAGCAGTCAGTGTCCTGGCGGGTATTGCCTCTACCCTGATTGCGGTGTACCTGATCACCCTGCTCTGGGAGGGGAAACCCTTGGGGGCCCTGCTGATCCCGACGTTGGGTATTGCCCTGTGCCAAATCATCAAAGGGGGTTTTTACGCCCTGGCCCTGTGGCAGGCTCACGAGTTTGCGTATTCGTCCCTGCTGACGATCCGCAACGGGCTCATTGACAAGCTCAAAAGGCTGCCCCTCTCTTTCTTTCAAAAACATAAAACCGGAGAGCTGGCCGGGATTGTTGACCATGATGTGGAGCGGGTCGAGCTCTATCTGGCCCATACTCTGCCTGAAGTAGCGGTGACCGGTCTGGTCTGCGGCCTGAGCGGCGTTGCTGTGTTTATTCTGGACTGGCGGATGGGGCTTGCACTCATTGCCACAGTTCCGCTGGTCGTGATTATCCTGGCGGTATCAAGTCCCTTCTGGAAAGGGGCGATCAATGATTATCAGGACAGTACGCGTACAGTATCGGAAAACATTATGGAGTACATTGCCACCATCCCGGTGATCAAGGTGTTTGCTGCGGGAGAACGCAAGACGGAAAAGGTGCTCGCCAGCATGGATGACTATATCGGGAAAGCGCGAAAGGCAATCTATGTCCAGGCGGCACCGATGGGGCTGATTACGGTGCTGGTGGAAGGCGGGGTGGTGCTGGTTGCCATTGTCGGTGCGTATATCCTGAAGGCCGGACCTCTCACCTCCTCTGATATTACCCGCTTTATTCTGGCTTTTATTTTGGCACAGCAATTCACAGGGAGCCTGATCAAAGCGACGACGCTGATGTACAATAAAGCAGTCTATGACAATACCATGAAATCAGTGGAGCGGATCATGGGGGAACCGGTCCGGGAGCAGCCCCGATCCGGTGCTCCTGCCGTAGCCGGGGACATCGTCTTTGATCAGGCGGGATTCTCTTATGATGGGACAGCCGAGGCGCTGACTGATATAAGTCTGATCTTCCGGCAAAATACCACATCAGCCATCGTCGGTCCCTCCGGTGCAGGCAAGAGCACTATCGCGGGTTTGCTGCTTGGCTTATGGCGGCACGAGACCGGAAGCATCACCATCGCAGGCCGGAGGATCGAGGATATTCCCGAAGCAGAATTAACAGCACTCATATCTGTCGTCCAGCAGGACAACTTCCTGCTCAATATCAGCATTGAGGAAAATCTCCGGATCGGCAAGCCTGACGCGACGGAAGCGGAGATCCGGGATGCCGCGCAAAAGGCGCAGATCCATGAGACGATTATGCGCTTGCCGGGGGGCTATCAAACCATACCGGGGGAAGGGGGAGTGCGGCTTTCCGGAGGTGAGAAGCAGCGGATTTCCTTGGCAAGGATGATGCTCAAGAATGCACCCATTGTGATCCTGGACGAAGCCACGGCTGCTGTGGACCCGTATAATGAATCCTTGATTCACAAGGCGATTTCCGAACTGTGTGAAAATAAGACGCTGATCGTGATTGCCCATCATCTGAATACCATTGCCGGAGCGGATCAGATTGTGGTGATGAACCGGGGGCGGGTCGAAGCAGTGGGGAAACACGGGGAATTAGTGGAGAGCTGCTCCCTTTACCGTTCCATGGTGGAGGCTCAACAGCAGGCGCAAAACTGGAATATAAAGGAGGCTGCGGTATGATCGGGGAATTATTCGGCTATATTGGGAAAAAGGGCAAAATGACCATGATTGCCGCCATTATTTTTGAGACCGGCAATGCCTTGCTTACAGCCGCTATCATGCTGACGATTTTAAATATGCTCTATGGGGTGCTCGCTGAACCAAGCCAGGGATTGACTGCTTATTTTGTTCGTTTCGGCATCTTGTTAGGGGCTAAGTTTTTCTGCACCATCGTGACCATGATGACTATGCACGATGCAGGCTTTGCTATGGAAACCCAGCTTAAGGAGCGTGTCGTACGCCGCCTGAAAGAATTTTCACTGGGATTTTACACCCATGAGCAACTTGGGAATATCAGTACGGTGGTTCATGACGATGTGGAGAATCTGCAAAAATCAATATCCCATGTAGGGGTCAAAATGCTGGCCGATATATTTACCGCTGCGGTTATCGGGATCGCCCTCCTGATGTTGGATTGGCGGATGGGGCTTGTGATGATGTCCCTGCTGCCCCTGTCTTTCCTGTTCCAGGCCCTGGGATATAAAAAGGCCCTCAGGCTCAAAAATGAGAATGCCGCTAACCTGGGCACAATGGTGTCCCGCTTTGTAGAATTTACCAGGAACATTCCGCTGCTCAAAACCTTCCGTGGCGGTCTGCTGTTTCAGGATTATGTAAAGGAAAGCGCCGCCAATTTTGAAAAGAGCAGTAAAGCAGAGGCGAGACAGGGGGCCAAAGATTCGGCCAAGTATTTTCTCCCCTTTGAGTTGTGCTTTGCTTTGCTCGCCTTAGCGGGCAGTTTGTTAACGGTCAACGGCAATCTGGCTGTTCAAGATTTTATTGCCTTCATTGTGTTCAGCCGGGTTTTTTATACCCCCTTTGCCAATATGGAGAGCTATCGGGTGACCTGGGCCCAGATCCAAAGCTCATTTGGCCGTATCTCAAAATTATTGCAGGCCCCGGTAGTTGAAAAGCCCCAGGCACCCCAAAGGCCGAATACATTTGATATTGCCTTTAAGCAGGTCGGTTTTCACTATGAGGAAAACGGGTTTGCATTGCATGATGTGGATTTCCATTTGCCACAGGGCAGTTTGACGGCCTTGGTGGGCCCGTCCGGCTCAGGCAAAACCACGGTCACCAATCTGCTTTTGCGCTTCTGGGAAGTGGATTCGGGCGCAATTGAGGTAGGGGGCGTGGATATCCGCCGGATGGATTATGACGAATGGCTTGCCAATGTCAGCATTGTAATGCAAAATGTCATTTTGTTTGCCGATACTATCTATGAAAATATCCGCACCGGCCACCTCGACGCTACCCGGGAGCAAGTGGAGGAGGCCGCCAGGAAGGCCATGATTCATGACTTCATCATGGGATTGCCCGATGGGTATGACACTATGCTGGGTGAGAACGGCGCACGCCTCTCGGGGGGTGAGAAACAACGGATTTCTATTGCCAGGGCATTTTTGAAGGACGCCCCCGTTTTGCTGTTGGATGAAGTGACCAGCAATGTGGATTCCTTGAACGAAGTGCTGATCCAAAAGGCAATCAGCAAGCTTTCCCAAGGGCGTACCGTACTGATGATTGCCCATCATCTCCAAACCATTAAGACAGCTGAGCAGATTCTGGTGTTCAAGGAGGGGGTTGTTGTTGAACGCGGTAACCATGACCGGCTGCTGCAACAGGATGGGGTGTATGCCAAGCTTTGGCAGGCCCAGGCAGCGGCACAGGAATGGAGTATCGCCTGATGAAGCAAATGCGGTTTGGATAGATAAATAAATCTGTCACGAGGCGGCAAAACGGTAGAGCGCCGTTAATATTGAGATAGGGGAGATTAGTTTTAGCTAATTTTGAGACCTTTGTTGACAAATTAGCTAAAACTATCTATAATGATCTACAAATAGCTAATAGGGAGGGATGACGATGAGAGTTCCTTCAACGGAGGTCCAGAACAATTTTGGCAAGTATTTAAAGTTTGTGGAGGTCAATGAAGAGATCATTGTGACTAAGAATGGCAGGGATATTGCCAGAATCCTGCCCTGTGATGATCCTCATAAAAACCTGGTGGCGGAGGAGGCCGCCGAGTATCAAACCCGTGGGGGAAGGGTGACTTATGAAGAGTTTCTGGAACTGGTGGAGTCTTCCGACCAGCGGTTTGAGCTGATCGACGGCGTTATCTATAATCTGGCGTCTCCTTCTTACGGACATCAATATGCCGTTCGCGAAATAATAGGTACCTTCTATATCTGGTTTAAGAACAAAAAGTGCATTCCTCTCACTTCTCCTTTTGACGTGACCTTTTTTAAGGCGGAAGATAACATCTGTGTGGTTCAGCCGGATATCGTCATTATCTGTGACCCGGATAACATGGACAAAAAAGGGAAGTACAAAGGAGTTCCCGCCCTGGTGGTTGAAGTTCTTTCCATGTCCACCAGAAGCAAGGATATTATTAAAAAGCTGGAGCTTTACCGGCAATGCGGTGTCAAGGAGTACTGGATGGTTGATCCGAAAAATAAGCTGATCAACGTCTATGTTCTGGAGCAGCAGGAAATCACCGACATCAGGGCCTTCCAGAAGGGGGCTCATGAATATGCTGAATCGGCCTGTTTCAGTGGGTTAAAGATAGAGCTGGCCGGGGTGTTTTTATGAGGAAGAGAGGCATTTCTGCCGGTTAGCAGGTGGTTTAGTCATGGAATCAAAAAACCTAAATCCCTACATCAGGTATATTGAATTGGAGCGGAGCCGGGTTCCGTCGTTTTCACAGTATCCTTTTCATTTGCCGGCGGTAAGGAATCTGGACACCTTAGCGCTGCATCCTAAAGTGACTTTTATTGTCGGTGAGAATGGTTCCGGAAAGTCAACCATTTTGGAAGCCATCGCTGTGGCCTATGGTTTCAATGCTGAGGGAGGAACCAAGAACTTTAATTTTTCCTCC encodes:
- a CDS encoding helix-turn-helix domain-containing protein is translated as MEKIKAIQAFMTGNIQKHYTLEELSARFEIPLTSMKTCFKGVYGTSVFAYMRTYRMHQAAVLLRTNRRESVAEIAGRVGYDNPGKFAMAFKKIMGKSPLEYRKSFV
- a CDS encoding MarR family winged helix-turn-helix transcriptional regulator, with amino-acid sequence MKFIEVDKRKRYYGTDVPIYIAEIHMLGAIAEHEGIHMASLAEHMGVTKGFVSEIMAKLKKKGLVIKERDSHNQTKIILKLTEKGKLANENHLKFHRMIDEAIIELLSDQEEGKISFLEEFSDGFTRKMASIDAEI
- a CDS encoding ABC transporter ATP-binding protein translates to MSKKNKAGHSYSKRGKAPEILTAVSVLAGIASTLIAVYLITLLWEGKPLGALLIPTLGIALCQIIKGGFYALALWQAHEFAYSSLLTIRNGLIDKLKRLPLSFFQKHKTGELAGIVDHDVERVELYLAHTLPEVAVTGLVCGLSGVAVFILDWRMGLALIATVPLVVIILAVSSPFWKGAINDYQDSTRTVSENIMEYIATIPVIKVFAAGERKTEKVLASMDDYIGKARKAIYVQAAPMGLITVLVEGGVVLVAIVGAYILKAGPLTSSDITRFILAFILAQQFTGSLIKATTLMYNKAVYDNTMKSVERIMGEPVREQPRSGAPAVAGDIVFDQAGFSYDGTAEALTDISLIFRQNTTSAIVGPSGAGKSTIAGLLLGLWRHETGSITIAGRRIEDIPEAELTALISVVQQDNFLLNISIEENLRIGKPDATEAEIRDAAQKAQIHETIMRLPGGYQTIPGEGGVRLSGGEKQRISLARMMLKNAPIVILDEATAAVDPYNESLIHKAISELCENKTLIVIAHHLNTIAGADQIVVMNRGRVEAVGKHGELVESCSLYRSMVEAQQQAQNWNIKEAAV
- a CDS encoding ABC transporter ATP-binding protein: MIGELFGYIGKKGKMTMIAAIIFETGNALLTAAIMLTILNMLYGVLAEPSQGLTAYFVRFGILLGAKFFCTIVTMMTMHDAGFAMETQLKERVVRRLKEFSLGFYTHEQLGNISTVVHDDVENLQKSISHVGVKMLADIFTAAVIGIALLMLDWRMGLVMMSLLPLSFLFQALGYKKALRLKNENAANLGTMVSRFVEFTRNIPLLKTFRGGLLFQDYVKESAANFEKSSKAEARQGAKDSAKYFLPFELCFALLALAGSLLTVNGNLAVQDFIAFIVFSRVFYTPFANMESYRVTWAQIQSSFGRISKLLQAPVVEKPQAPQRPNTFDIAFKQVGFHYEENGFALHDVDFHLPQGSLTALVGPSGSGKTTVTNLLLRFWEVDSGAIEVGGVDIRRMDYDEWLANVSIVMQNVILFADTIYENIRTGHLDATREQVEEAARKAMIHDFIMGLPDGYDTMLGENGARLSGGEKQRISIARAFLKDAPVLLLDEVTSNVDSLNEVLIQKAISKLSQGRTVLMIAHHLQTIKTAEQILVFKEGVVVERGNHDRLLQQDGVYAKLWQAQAAAQEWSIA
- a CDS encoding type II toxin-antitoxin system Phd/YefM family antitoxin, translated to MRVPSTEVQNNFGKYLKFVEVNEEIIVTKNGRDIARILPCDDPHKNLVAEEAAEYQTRGGRVTYEEFLELVESSDQRFELIDGVIYNLASPSYGHQYAVREIIGTFYIWFKNKKCIPLTSPFDVTFFKAEDNICVVQPDIVIICDPDNMDKKGKYKGVPALVVEVLSMSTRSKDIIKKLELYRQCGVKEYWMVDPKNKLINVYVLEQQEITDIRAFQKGAHEYAESACFSGLKIELAGVFL